The Glutamicibacter mishrai DNA window AGAACCCAAGATGCACGGCTCTGCCGCGTTTATGGGGAAGAATAGATCAAGTGATAACTGTGCCAGGTGTTGAACATGAGTGTTTCCAGCGTGTCTTAGCTGACTCATCCAATCGCATCGAATGGCTCAGGGCACGAGCGCAGGGCATCACTGCCACCGACGTCGCCAAGCTCTCCACCGAGAAGTCCATCAAGAACGCCGCCTGGGACAAGCTCTACGGCAATGGATTCTCCGGCAATCCCTACACCGACCACGGCCGCAAACGCGAACCGGTCATCGCTGCATGGGTCCAGGAAAACTTCAATATCTTCCCTTCCTCCCAGCTCTTCCACGCGCAGCATTCCAGGCTTCACCTGGCTACCCCGGACGGCCTGGGCTTTGACGCATCAGGGGCACCGGTCTTGGCGGAAATAAAAACCACCAACAAGCCCTTCAAGAAGATTCCCAAGAATTACCTGCGACAGATCCTCTGGCAGCAACATGTCATTGGCGCTGAACGCACGTTGTTCGTTTGGGAAGAACACCAGGATTTTGTACCGGTCCGCGCCGTCCCCGAATACCTGTGGGTAGAGCGGGATGATGATTTGATCCAGGACCTGATCGACAAGGCTGAAGCCTTGATCACCGCCCTGCGCGAGGCGACCGCCAGGCAAGAGCGCTATAACGATTATGGCCCAGCCGCCTTGCGCCTCTAAATGCTTCGATGACGACAAAGATCCTCGGGAACCATCAACGTCAATGATGGTTCCCGAGGATCTTTTGCGTTGCCGGCACCGCCCTCAGGTTAGGCCGGGGTGGTGGGTACGATCCGCGGATCAGGCAGGCATTCGGGATAGCTTTCGAGCAACTCCCCCAACAGCTTTTCGCGGATCATGTTCCGCAAGCTCCACAGGTCCCCGGCGTTGCGGGCCGAGAGGTAGATGGCCACCGTTTGCAGTCCGTTCTGCGCATCGGTAACGAGCAGCTCGTTGTCGCGTCCATCCCACAGGTCTGAGGATTCCAGCAGCTCGGTGGTGCGCTGGCGCAGGTAAT harbors:
- a CDS encoding YqaJ viral recombinase family protein; this translates as MITVPGVEHECFQRVLADSSNRIEWLRARAQGITATDVAKLSTEKSIKNAAWDKLYGNGFSGNPYTDHGRKREPVIAAWVQENFNIFPSSQLFHAQHSRLHLATPDGLGFDASGAPVLAEIKTTNKPFKKIPKNYLRQILWQQHVIGAERTLFVWEEHQDFVPVRAVPEYLWVERDDDLIQDLIDKAEALITALREATARQERYNDYGPAALRL